The sequence CGTTCTTAGAGCCCTGTTTATATATTTGCTATTTGTTGATTAATTCCCTCTTTACATATTCCATTATATCTTCAAAGTTTAATAATTAAAACCTTATATTGGTAACAATAAAAAGTTTCTAAAAATAAAAAACATATGATATAATAAAAAAAAATATTCACTAATAATAGTTTCTTCTATTATTAATTTTGTCCTGAGAGGCAAAAATAAGAGGAGGTATAAAATGAAGGGTTATTTAGTATTAGAAGATGGTACTATTTTCAATGGTGAGCTTAATGGTCAAGCACAAAATGTTTTAGGGAAATTCCAGTTAAATAGTGATAGTATCACACTTCACTGTTCACTAACTAGTAATTCTAAATTAATAACATGTAATTCTGAACGAAATAATGAAGGGTTAACAATTTCTAATCAAGATTTTAAATTTCTAAAGAAAAAACTTCAAGATAACAATAAAATTCAAGGCAAGATTGTAACTGATTCACTACCTATTGAGTACCATGTTTATGATTTGAAAACTTATATACCTGTGTAACAAAAGCAGCCAAGTAATGGCTGCTTTTCTGTTACTTTAAAAATAAGTATATCATATGTATAATAAAAAAACTTGAGAAACATCAAAGTCCCTCAAGTTTTAAATCGTTACCTACTCCACATCACAATATTTCCCCATAAACAATATTGTCCCTGTTTTATCATCTGCAATTATAAACATAAATGGTCTATTGGCAATGAAATTTATTGGCTCTGGCATAGCACATTCTTTGATTTCCACTACTGTTACTCCTGCTGCCTCACTTCCCTCTTCATTAACCTCAATCACTGCTTTATGAAGCACTCTGTTAATAAAAATACCTTCACGTATCCCTGAAAAATCTGCGTTCATACTAAAGGCTTCTCCCATTCCTAATGCAGTTAAGCTATCATTTAAATTTTTGATACCATATTCCATTTTAAATTTAGGTATTTGTAATATTACATCCTTTGTTTCTGTAACATTTTCTCTTATTTCATTCCATTTATCTAAATTCATGTTTTCAATAAACTGATTTATTGAAATATCCTCCTTTGGAAGTATACAATACATTGCTATATCCCCATTACCATAAGGAAGTCTTACAGCTTTATAATCATCTCCTTGGGCATACTCCACATCGCCATCTTTTAACATCATCATTATATTCTTTGTGTTGCCCTTTGGTAGCATAATTTATCCACTTGTTAATCTTATTTACTGACTCATCTTTAGAAAAATTCAGTTCTGTAACTTAGGCATCGAATACATTCCTGTTAATATCTTAAGAATCCTCTTTAATTGATTTTCTTGCTACTTCATATGTCATAGAAAGAACTGTTGATGTGCTAAGTAGAGAAATAAAAAAGCCAATTCAGTATTCTTACCTCATTTTATGATGTTATATATAGTCAAAGTAAAAGAAGCTTAAAAATAAGTCAAGGGATAATCCCTTGACTTATTT comes from Caldisalinibacter kiritimatiensis and encodes:
- a CDS encoding serpin family protein — translated: MLPKGNTKNIMMMLKDGDVEYAQGDDYKAVRLPYGNGDIAMYCILPKEDISINQFIENMNLDKWNEIRENVTETKDVILQIPKFKMEYGIKNLNDSLTALGMGEAFSMNADFSGIREGIFINRVLHKAVIEVNEEGSEAAGVTVVEIKECAMPEPINFIANRPFMFIIADDKTGTILFMGKYCDVE